The sequence below is a genomic window from Thermodesulfobium sp. 4217-1.
CATTTCTTAAAACTAGCTTTTCTTTAGCCTTAGAGCCAAATTCTCTTCTGAAAAAGCCTATAGAGTTATCCTCTCTAATCCTTGCATCTAAAAGCGCTATTAATGCTCTGTCAACCAATTTTGCTGCAGTTTCTCCATCTTTAGGATAAATACCAATCCCAATATTAAATGATACAGAAATTGCCTGATCATCGACATCATAACTTTTAGTAAGGACATCTAATAAACCATAGGCAAGATTTAATATCCCATCTTCTGAATTTACATTATTCACAAAAACTGCAAATCTATCTGATTCGAGTTTTGCTATAGCATTATTAACTCCAAAAAAAGACTTCAATCTCTGAGCAATTTGCATTAAAACTAAATTGCCCTTATCGAAACCAAAAGCTTGATTTATAACAGTGAAATTTAAAGGATTAATTTTTATGATAAAAGAGATGGGCTTTTCAGGTAAGAACTTTTTAATAAATGAATCAATCTCATTGTAAAATGAAATCCTGTTTAAAAGGCCTGTTAGCGCATCAAAATAATTTCCTGATACGTCTTTTGCAAGGGATACATATTTTTGAATTCTGTTTCCAATCATAATTGGAACAATTATCGTATCAAGATAAAACAAAGATCCGTCTTTTCTTTTATTTATGAACTTGCAATAAAATATTAACCCCTGTTCAAGAGTTTTCCACATGTCTATATAAAAATCAGCATCATGAAACCCTGATTCTAATATATTTATATTGCTCCCAATAAGATCGTCTTTGGAATAACCAGAAATTTTTACAACTGCATCATTTACATATAATATCTTCCCTCGCTTATTCGTCACAAGAAACCATTCATGGGCATTCTCAACTGCTTTCTGTAGTAAAGTTAAGTTATTTTGATACTCTATCTTCCCAATAGCAAACGATATGTCAGTTTGAACTTCTTTTAGTAAGCGAATGGTTTCATCGGTAAAAGAGAGCCTCATAGAATCAAGTATCGCAATTATATATTTAACTTTATTATCTTTAAGAATGGGTATAGAACAGATTGAAAACGCATTTATTTCTGTATAATAATCTTGCCAATACTTCAAGTCTTCATTCTTCATTACATCAGATATAACAACCACATTTCCAGTATGATACGCTCTTGATACCGAACCCTTGCCATATGGAGTATCTGGATCGACACCTACAGTAACCCTTTTAAAAGCCAAGGTTTGTTCTTTTGTCTGAGATTTTATAAATTTTATTTTTAGAAGCTTAGTTTTCTCATCAATATACCCAACGCTTGCAATAGCGTATCCCACATCTTTAACAAGAATCCTGCATATAGACTCTAGCAAGGTATCTTCCTTGTCTTCTCTGACAATCAGCTGGTTTATCTGAGTAAGTGCGTAAAAAAGCTTTTCGATTGACTTTTCCTTCGTCTTGTCAAGGACTATCACCAGTCCAGATGGCTTTTCGTTATAGTTAATCGTATATGCAGATATTTGCACAGGTAATAAACCATTTTTACATTTATAATAATGATTTTCTATCTCTATCGAGAAAAATTCCCCATTAAGTCTTCTATTTGCATATTCTATAACTTCTTCTTTGTGGTCAGCTAACAGATCATAAAAGCTCATTTTTAAAAGCTCTTCAGTATCATAACCCACAATCTGAGAAAATCTACTGTTTGCAAAAACTATAATGCCATTTTCCTGATAAATATAAACACCAAATATGTTTGAGTTAAAAAAATTATTTAATATCTCATCACATATTAATTTTTTTACCCCCAAAGTCTTTTAATTTAAAAGTAGAATGTTTTAATATTATTTATTCACTTTACCAAAATTATTAATATATTACAATCGTTTAAATGAATTGCTAATTGATATTCCGCATTAAGATATCATTTAGACATGAGTTTTTCATTGCCACAAACATATTTCGACTCTCTTGATAGCCATTATCAAAAATTTAATATGTCATATTACAAAAAATATATTAAATAAATTTTATATTAGATGTATAATAGATTAATATATCAAAGGAGGTGTCAAAATGAAACAAAATGAAGGAACTATAGACAGGATCATAAGATTTATTTTAGGACTTGTTCTTATTTATATTGGCTTTTCAATGCAATTTGATACGTTGGGCATTATTTTGACGGTTATAGGAATTGTGCTGATTTTTACTGCTGCTACAGGTTTTTGTGCACTTTATAAACTCTTAAAAATTTCTACAAAGTAATATATTTATTCCAAACAGGATAAAGGAAACATAAGCCTTTATCCTGTTTTTTCATTTTAAGTCTACTCATGCTATTATGTATAAAACAGGACAGGCGCGCAACTTACAAGTTAACTGCTTGAGGAAAGTCCGAGCTCCATTGGGCAGGATGCTGGTTAATTGCCAGAGAGGGAGACCTCTGGATAGGGCCACAGAAAAGAACTACTATCTTTGATAGTACAGGTGAAAAGGCGAGGTAAAAGCTCACCGGCAGAAGAGCGATCTTCTGGCCAGGTAACCCCCATCAGGAGCAAGGCCAAATAGGGAAGGAGATAGCCCAGATCGATAATACTTCCGGGTAGGCCGCAAGAGACTGAAGAAAACTTCAGCCCCAGATAAATGGTTGCGACCCTTTTGGGTACAGAACTCGGCTTATAGCCTGTCCTGGTTTTTCATTTCTGTTAAGTAATAGTAAATTAGCAGGAGCGCTCCAATATCAATGTACACATCGGAAAGATTAAAAACCGGCAAAATATGAATATTTATAAAGTCAATTACCTGATGAGTGCCAAAAATTCTATCCAATAGGTTACTAGATACGCCAGCAATCAAAAACGACAGAGAAGCCCTCAGATTAGGTATTTTATACCATAACACGATACAAGATATCAAAAATATAGTTCCAACAAAGATAAAAAAATATGTTTGACCGCTAAGAATCCCCCAAGCCCCCCCCAAGTTCTTAACAAGAACAAACTGTATCAGAAAAAAATTATAGCTGTGTTCTGCCAAGAACTTGATAGCCAGAAGCTTTGTAAATCTATCAATCAAAAAAATCACAAGAGCAAATACCAGAAAACAAAAAGACTTAAGCTTCAATATCTTAAATTCAAACTCAATAAAAAATTAAAATTCTTTCGAATTTACCAGGATTTCATATACTTTTCTTGTTCAGCACTAAGAGTATCTATGCTGGTGCCCATAGAGTCAATCTTTAATCTTGCAATCTCTCTATCAATGTCTATTGGAACAGGATATACACCAATTTCAATTTTATTGGTCAAAAGATATAGCGCACTCAAAAATTGGTTTGCAAAGCTCATATCCATAACGCTTGAGGGGTGACCTTCAGCAGCAGCAAGGTTTACAAGTCTGCCTTCGCCTACCAGAAATACCTTTTTGCCATTTTTAAATGTATACTCATCCAGTTCGTGCCTTATCCTTCTCTTTAAAACCTTCTCTTCTTCCATCTTGTCTACATCTATCTCCACGTTAAAGTGTCCAGAATTTGCCACTATAGCTCCATCTTTCATACTCAAAACGTGATCAAACCTTATAACGTTGCAGTTACCAGTAACAGTTATAAATATATCTCCAACTTTTGCGGCCTCGTCCATGGGCATCACGTCAAAGCCATCCATTATTGCCTCAAGAGCCCTTACTGGTTCGACCTCAGTAACTATAACCCTTGCGCCCATTCCCTTAGCTCTCATACTTACGCCTTTTCCGCACCAACCGTAACCTGCTACCACTACCCTTTTACCTGCAAAAAGTATGTTTGTAGCCCTAATAATACCATCAAGAGTGCTTTGTCCAGTTCCGTATCTATTATCAAAAAAGTGCTTTGTCATAGCATCGTTCACAGCTATAAATGGAAATTTTAATAGCTTGTCCTTGTGAAGAGCATCAATTCTATGAACGCCCGTCGTAGTTTCTTCACAGCCACCTACTACTTTATCAGCAAGTTTCGGATAATCCTTGTGCAATGTAACCGTCAAGTCAGCACCATCGTCGATGGTAATATCTGGTTCAGATTCAATACAAGTTTTAATATTGTCCCAATAGCTTTTAGCATCCTCTCCTCTTTGAGCAAAAACAAATATTCCTTCTTTTGCCAGATAGGCAGCTACCTCATCGCTTGTGCTCAAAGGGTTTGACGCACATAAATATACCTGCGCCCCTGCATCCCTGAATGTGGTTATGAGATTTGCAGTTTCTGTGGTCACATGAAGACAGGCAGCAATCTTCTTACCGGAGAAAGGCTTTGAAACACTATATTTTTTCCTTAGGATATCAAGGACTGGCATCTCACGGTATGCCCACTCAACTTTTTTTAAACCCTCATCAGCTAAGCTAATGTCTTTAATTTGATAATTCATCTAAAACCCTCCTGCATCTATCACAAATTTTTAGTTCACTACCGACTACGCTTTCCTGATATTGCCAGCATCTCTCACACTTCTCGCCTTTTGCATGAAAAACTTCTACACCAAAATTGTCATTTTCAAGAGAAAATTTTGAAGTAGACTTTTCACCAATGCTAACCTGTGACACGATCATCAGCTCTGGCAAAATATCTTTATATTTGAGCAATGTTTCTTTTAAATTGTCATTTTTTGGAAAAATGTTTACATATGCCTCCAAAGATGATCCTATTAACTTTTCTTTTCTGGCCTCTTCCAAAACTTTTTTCGCTTCGTCCCTGACCTCAAGAAGTGCATCAAAATCTACAGGTCTCTCAACCCCTTCAAGATTCTTTGCTGCATCAGGATATGAAGCAAAGAATACGCTTTCAGGCAGTGTGCTATCAAATTCTCTTAGATATCCCCATGCCTCTTCAGAGGTAAAAGATATTATCGGACAAAGAATTACCAAAAGATCTTTTAGCATTCTATATACGACAGTCTGAGCAGACTTTCTTTCACTATCAAATCCTGCATAAAGTCTATCTTTTAGAACGTCCAGATAAAAGGCACTCAAATCTATAGTCATAAATGATTTTATCTTGTAAAGCATTTTATAAAATTGATAGTCTTTAAAATATTGTTCTATTTCTAAAATAAGATCGTTAAATTTAGAATAAATATATCTATCCAAAACAAGCCATTTTTCTGGTGCCAATGAATTTTTTGGATCAAAATCATTTAAAAGACTGAGCATATATCTTATAGTGTTTCTTAATTTTTTATAGGTATCAGATTGCTGCTCGAGAATTCTGTCTGAAATTGCTACATCAGCTGTGTAATCAGAAGATGCTACCCAAATTCTCAATACGTCTGCCCCGCTTTTTTCAATAACTTCAAGCGGCGCTATTACGTTCCCTCTCGATTTTGACATCTTATAACCATTTTCGTCTACAATAAACCCATGAGTTAAAACGCTCTCATAAGGTGCCCTTCCAAAAACAGCAGTAGAAGTAAGTAAAGATGACTGAAACCAACCTCTGTGCTGATCTGTTCCTTCCAGATACATATCAGCAGGCCATCTAAGCTCGTCTCTCTGCCTTAGGACACATGCATGACTTGACCCAGAATCAAACCACACATCCATAATGTCAGTTTCTTTTCTAAAATGCTTGCCGCCACAAGATGGACAGGTATAGTCTCCCAGAATCTGTGAAGCATCCTTGTTAAACCAGGAATCAGAACCTTCTTTGGAAAACATTTCGCAAACTTTATTTATTGTATCTTCATTAACCACAGTAGCTTTACAGTCCTCACAATAAAATGCAGGTATAGGAAGGCCCCAGGATCTCTGCCTTGAAATACACCAATCAGCTCTATTGGAAACCATAGCGCTCATTCTGTCTATCCCGCCTTCTGGAATCCACCTCACATCCCTTGTAGCCTTAAGAGCCTCTTCTCTGAATGCGTCCACAGAAGCAAACCACTGCTCTGTAGCTCTATATATTAGCTTCCCTTTACATCTCCAACAATGAGGGTATGAGTGCTCAAGCTCGTCTTTCGACAGCAAAAGCCCGCTTTTTTCGAGATCTTCAATAACTGCCTTGCTCGCATCGTGAACGAAAAGATTTTCAAATCTTTGAGCTTTGCTATTGAATAGGCCCTGATCGTTCAACAATGACTCTACTTCCAAATTTTTTTGCATGCCTACAATATAATCCTCAGGACCATGTCCGGGAGCCATATGGACAATTCCAGAGCCATCCTCCATACTTACAAAAGGTGCAGTAACCACAAGCGATCTCTTTTCAGGAAAGAGCGGATTGGACGCAAGAATGCCTTCCAAATCCTTGCCCTCAATTGTCTTTAATTCTTTATAAGTTCCAAACATCTCTTTGAGCTCTTCAAGTCTTTCTTTTGCAACAAGAATTTGTTCATCTTTGACCTTGATCAAAGAATAAATTGAATCCGATTTTACAGCCAGGCCCTTGTTCGAAATCAAAGTCCATGGCGTAGTGGTCCAGATAAGAATCATATCGCCTTTATTCAGAATGCCCTTGCCATCAATTACAGGAAATTTTACAAAGATTGATGGGGAGGTAGTATCGTAATATTCTACTTCAGCCTCCGCCAAAGCAGTCTCACAAGAAGGGCACCAGAAGACAGGCTTAAGGCCTTTATAGATATAGCCCTTTTTGTACATCTCCCAGAATATCCTAATTTGCATTGCTTCATATTTTGGATCCATCGTAATATACGGTTTCTCCCAATAGCCAAACACTCCAAGCCTTATAAATTGTTTCCTTTGTCTGTCAATAAACTTCAGAGCATGCTCATGACACATCTTTCTAATGTCTGACACGGTAAACTCTTTTTTATTTTTGCCCAGAGTTTTCAAAGCCTGAAATTCTATAGGAAGGCCATGACAATCCCAACCGGGTACGTATGGAGTATATCTGCCCTTGATCATGTAATACTTATTTATCATATCTTTAAGAATTTTATTAAATGCAGTGCCTAAATGAATATCACCGTTCGCATAAGGCGGGCCATCGTGAAGAATGAAAAATTCATTATTTGCCCTTAGTTTTATAGCCTCTTCATAAGTATTATCTTTTTGCCATCTTTTCAAAAACTCAGGCTCTTTTTGGGTAAGCCTTGCCTG
It includes:
- the ileS gene encoding isoleucine--tRNA ligase — translated: MVEYKKTLKLPKTNFPMQARLTQKEPEFLKRWQKDNTYEEAIKLRANNEFFILHDGPPYANGDIHLGTAFNKILKDMINKYYMIKGRYTPYVPGWDCHGLPIEFQALKTLGKNKKEFTVSDIRKMCHEHALKFIDRQRKQFIRLGVFGYWEKPYITMDPKYEAMQIRIFWEMYKKGYIYKGLKPVFWCPSCETALAEAEVEYYDTTSPSIFVKFPVIDGKGILNKGDMILIWTTTPWTLISNKGLAVKSDSIYSLIKVKDEQILVAKERLEELKEMFGTYKELKTIEGKDLEGILASNPLFPEKRSLVVTAPFVSMEDGSGIVHMAPGHGPEDYIVGMQKNLEVESLLNDQGLFNSKAQRFENLFVHDASKAVIEDLEKSGLLLSKDELEHSYPHCWRCKGKLIYRATEQWFASVDAFREEALKATRDVRWIPEGGIDRMSAMVSNRADWCISRQRSWGLPIPAFYCEDCKATVVNEDTINKVCEMFSKEGSDSWFNKDASQILGDYTCPSCGGKHFRKETDIMDVWFDSGSSHACVLRQRDELRWPADMYLEGTDQHRGWFQSSLLTSTAVFGRAPYESVLTHGFIVDENGYKMSKSRGNVIAPLEVIEKSGADVLRIWVASSDYTADVAISDRILEQQSDTYKKLRNTIRYMLSLLNDFDPKNSLAPEKWLVLDRYIYSKFNDLILEIEQYFKDYQFYKMLYKIKSFMTIDLSAFYLDVLKDRLYAGFDSERKSAQTVVYRMLKDLLVILCPIISFTSEEAWGYLREFDSTLPESVFFASYPDAAKNLEGVERPVDFDALLEVRDEAKKVLEEARKEKLIGSSLEAYVNIFPKNDNLKETLLKYKDILPELMIVSQVSIGEKSTSKFSLENDNFGVEVFHAKGEKCERCWQYQESVVGSELKICDRCRRVLDELSN
- the ahcY gene encoding adenosylhomocysteinase, encoding MNYQIKDISLADEGLKKVEWAYREMPVLDILRKKYSVSKPFSGKKIAACLHVTTETANLITTFRDAGAQVYLCASNPLSTSDEVAAYLAKEGIFVFAQRGEDAKSYWDNIKTCIESEPDITIDDGADLTVTLHKDYPKLADKVVGGCEETTTGVHRIDALHKDKLLKFPFIAVNDAMTKHFFDNRYGTGQSTLDGIIRATNILFAGKRVVVAGYGWCGKGVSMRAKGMGARVIVTEVEPVRALEAIMDGFDVMPMDEAAKVGDIFITVTGNCNVIRFDHVLSMKDGAIVANSGHFNVEIDVDKMEEEKVLKRRIRHELDEYTFKNGKKVFLVGEGRLVNLAAAEGHPSSVMDMSFANQFLSALYLLTNKIEIGVYPVPIDIDREIARLKIDSMGTSIDTLSAEQEKYMKSW
- a CDS encoding DUF2892 domain-containing protein, yielding MKQNEGTIDRIIRFILGLVLIYIGFSMQFDTLGIILTVIGIVLIFTAATGFCALYKLLKISTK
- a CDS encoding EAL domain-containing protein, with product MGVKKLICDEILNNFFNSNIFGVYIYQENGIIVFANSRFSQIVGYDTEELLKMSFYDLLADHKEEVIEYANRRLNGEFFSIEIENHYYKCKNGLLPVQISAYTINYNEKPSGLVIVLDKTKEKSIEKLFYALTQINQLIVREDKEDTLLESICRILVKDVGYAIASVGYIDEKTKLLKIKFIKSQTKEQTLAFKRVTVGVDPDTPYGKGSVSRAYHTGNVVVISDVMKNEDLKYWQDYYTEINAFSICSIPILKDNKVKYIIAILDSMRLSFTDETIRLLKEVQTDISFAIGKIEYQNNLTLLQKAVENAHEWFLVTNKRGKILYVNDAVVKISGYSKDDLIGSNINILESGFHDADFYIDMWKTLEQGLIFYCKFINKRKDGSLFYLDTIIVPIMIGNRIQKYVSLAKDVSGNYFDALTGLLNRISFYNEIDSFIKKFLPEKPISFIIKINPLNFTVINQAFGFDKGNLVLMQIAQRLKSFFGVNNAIAKLESDRFAVFVNNVNSEDGILNLAYGLLDVLTKSYDVDDQAISVSFNIGIGIYPKDGETAAKLVDRALIALLDARIREDNSIGFFRREFGSKAKEKLVLRNDLEKAILNKEFVLYYQPYVDKDLNIVGAESLLRWKKKDEVILPMKFIPFLEQTGLIMDVEEFVFDLALQTISKLSLNEIRVPLSVNFSYKTLKRDNIADILSSKIRKYNIDPGMIRIEIIERIFMEDLQYTQDLIEKLTDSGIRFMLDDFGTGYSSLSYISKLKIDYLKIDISFVRNILDEHTKNVIETIVFLSKKLNIKSIAEGVETVEQFEILKDIGCDYFQGFLFSKPLPQDVFEDFVLTNEKILI